Proteins from a genomic interval of Arvicola amphibius chromosome 14, mArvAmp1.2, whole genome shotgun sequence:
- the Prr9 gene encoding proline-rich protein 9, translated as MSFSDQQCKQPCVPPPCLQKTQEKCQAQAEEVCAPSSQDPCQDKGPLQSQEVCDPQCQEISQGNCPQQGQDPCLPPSQDQCLPQCAESCQELAQTKCVEEFPQKVQEQAPSQGKGK; from the coding sequence ATGTCTTTCAGTGACCAGCAGTGCAAGCAACCATGTGTGCCACCTCCATGTCTTCAAAAGACCCAAGAAAAGTGCCAGGCACAAGCTGAGGAAGTGTGTGCTCCCTCAAGTCAGGACCCCTGCCAAGACAAAGGTCCACTCCAATCTCAGGAGGTCTGTGATCCTCAGTGCCAGGAGATAAGCCAAGGAAACTGCCCACAGCAAGGCCAAGATCCATGCCTACCTCCAAGCCAAGATCAATGCCTGCCTCAATGTGCGGAGTCATGCCAGGAGCTAGCCCAAACCAAATGTGTGGAGGAGTTCCCGCAGAAGGTTCAGGAGCAGGCTCCATCCCAGGGCAAGGGAAAGTAG